One genomic region from Esox lucius isolate fEsoLuc1 chromosome 24, fEsoLuc1.pri, whole genome shotgun sequence encodes:
- the si:dkeyp-74b6.2 gene encoding cerebellin-1 isoform X3, protein MPCTPLTCSPVPRPILPLSPTLFLGLIFFLQWGPLGTRAQNDTEPIVLEGKCLVVCDSTPSSEPSGNALGMSVRSGTGRVAFSAVRNTNHEPSEMSNRTMTIYFDQILVNVGSHFDPARSIFVAPRKGVYSFCFHVVKVYNRQTIQVSLVLNGHPVISAFAGDQDVTREAATNAGLVIMERGDKAYLKLERGNLMGGWKYSTFSGFLVFPL, encoded by the exons ATGCCCTGCACTCCTCTTACTTGTTCACCTGTTCCCCGCCCCATATTGCCTTTAAGCCCCACCTTATTCCTTGGACTAATTTTCTTCCTCCAATGGGGTCCCCTGGGGACCAGGGCTCAGAATGACACTGAACCAATCGTGTTGGAGGGGAAGTGTCTGGTTGTTTGTGACTCCACCCCTTCATCTGAACCTTCCGGTAACGCGTTGGGGATGTCGGTCCGGTCAGGAACCGGTCGAGTGGCATTCTCCGCTGTCAGGAACACTAACCATGAACCCTCAGAGATGAGTAACCGCACTATGACCATTTACTTTGACCAG atCCTGGTGAATGTGGGCAGCCATTTTGACCCGGCACGCAGCATCTTCGTGGCTCCTAGGAAAGGCGTCTACAGTTTCTGCTTCCACGTGGTCAAAGTGTACAACCGTCAGACGATTCAG gtgAGTTTGGTACTGAACGGACACCCAGTGATCTCAGCATTTGCCGGGGACCAGGACGTAACCCGAGAAGCTGCCACCAATGCTGGGTTGGTGATcatggagagaggagacaagGCTTACCTCAAATTGGAGAGGGGGAACCTGATGGGGGGTTGGAAATACTCCACCTTTTCTGGGTTCCTGGTGTTTCCTTTGtag
- the ripk3 gene encoding receptor-interacting serine/threonine-protein kinase 3 isoform X1, with the protein MELSCFPVPVLIGDDSLQTWCVIGSGGFGQIHKARHVEWGLDVAIKLLHCNDGSSSSLLREAHLMRQGGSPYVLRILGIYQGHPPVAGLSSQLGLVMEFMERGSLATLQEHLSSPPPWPLSFRLAHEVALGMNFLHHLNPSLLHLDLKPNNVLLDDSLHAKLTDFGLARVYHSLSKANRKDMGEEVGTLSYMPPESFDIKYKPTRSSDVYSYGILLWSIITGEEPYRYVLPSIVRFRIPQGDRPPLESVNTDQAEGLVDLVGLMERCWHQKPTERPSFLDCLAVTERVYENHKQGINDAVYQVKKILDSGSITSAVSNLRLSPGSQPPVCPVVPQYVHTGPPPTQETAGGLTAKQKPKGTKHSLPYPTTVSSADQKPSTNPKSKISPPLPQQIASLSASSQSPAGPLQRQHSTPVPASHSTGGTGIFMSNVTGLQIGNNNHMYIGTVPHRKRHRNPTAPSSVNLPGAQPRSTKGPEPS; encoded by the exons ATGGAACTGTCCTGTTTTCCTGTTCCTGTGTTGATTGGAGACGACAGCCTGCAGACCTGGTGTGTGATTGGCTCAGGTGGTTTTGGACAGATCCACAAAGCCAGACACGTAGAATGGGGCTTGGATGTAGCCATCAAGTTGTTACATTGTAATGATGG CTCTAGCTCGTCTCTACTGAGAGAGGCACATCTCATGCGCCAGGGAGGGAGCCCCTATGTCCTCAGGATTCTGGGCATTTACCAGGGTCATCCCCCCGTCGCTGGGCTCTCCTCCCAGCTGGGCCTGGTCATGGAG TTTATGGAGAGGGGGTCTCTGGCGACCCTCCAGGAACATCTCTCCAGCCCCCCACCCTGGCCTCTGTCCTTCCGTCTGGCCCATGAAGTGGCTCTGGGCATGAACTTCCTCCACCACCTAAACCCGTCACTGCTGCACCTAGACCTGAAGCCCAACAATGTGCTGTTGGATGACAGCCTTCACGCCAAG CTGACAGACTTTGGCCTAGCCAGAGTTTACCATAGCCTTTCCAAAGCAAACAGGAAGGACATGGGAGAGGAGGTCGGAACACTAAGTTATATGCCACCCGAGTCTTTTGACATAAAGTACAAGCCCACTCGATCTTCAGATGTCTATAG CTACGGAATACTGCTTTGGTCCATTATCACTGGTGAAGAGCCCTACCGCT aTGTCCTGCCGAGTATTGTGAGGTTCCGGATCCCACAGGGGGATAGACCCCCTTTGGAGTCAGTGAACACAGATCAGGCAGAAGGGCTGGTGGATCTAGTGGGCCTCATGGAAAGATGCTGGCATCAGAAGCCCACCGAGAGACCCTCATTCTTGG aCTGCCTTGCTGTGACAGAGAGGGTGTATGAGAATCACAAACAAGGGATTAATGACGCTGTCtatcaagtgaagaaaatacTG gATTCAGGGAGTATTACATCAGCTGTCAGTAACCTTCGGCTTTCCCCTGGATCACAGCCACCAG TATGTCCAGTGGTCCCTCAATATGTGCACACGGGACCACCCCCAACACAG GAAACAGCTGGTGGTTTGACCGCGAAGCAGAAACCCAAAGGTACAA AGCATTCGTTACCTTATCCAACGACCGTGTCAAGTGCAGATCAAAAACCTTCAACCAATCCGAAATCAAAGATATCACCCCCCTTACCCCAACAAATAGCTTCCCTCTCTGCATCCAGTCAAAGTCCAGCTGGACCATTACAG CGCCAGCATTCCACTCCAGTTCCTGCATCCCATTCCACAG GTGGAACCGGCATCTTTATGAGCAATGTAACGGGACTTCAGATTGGTAACAACAACCACATGTACATCGGAACGGTACCACACAGAAAACGTCACCGAAACCCAACAGCACCATCTTCTGTTAACTTACCAGGAGCACAGCCAAGGAGCACCAAAGGTCCAGAGCCGTCATGA
- the si:dkeyp-74b6.2 gene encoding E3 ubiquitin-protein ligase TRIM47 isoform X2: MVSLLSEEQFRCCICLDIFINPASIPCGHNFCLACIRGYWDTSDRIECPLCKERFHRRPDLRINWAFNDVTERFKTSLKVKARQVEEGDGQDLIASTAQSSPGLGSEPEAVSCDVCTGTKQRAVKSCLVCQVSYCDIHLGPHQRETALLRHRLTDPATFTTRGLCRKHQQPLHLFCKNDQIPVCARCTEADHKGHDTIPLERESRKMRTQVKKMKGDLLMMVEERVKKLDGIKHSVRLSRLSSEQEIEGSVLVFTTLVHSIERGQAELIEAIEKKQKAAERRAEGLIKDLEQEINELRRRSSELEQLSHTEDHLHVLQSFPSLSTPPPTKDWSEICVSSNLCIDTMRTVMSQLVGTCRDLEKRLCEVELARIQQYAADVTLDPVTASPWVVLSPDGKQVSLGYQRSHCTPAVADDPRRFDSCVCVLGRQGFTTGRHYWVVQHRKRGIVLTRSTIPFRWATRRTGMLGWPESLSTGKGASR, translated from the exons ATGGTTTCCTTGCTGTCTGAAGAGCAGTTCCGGTGCTGTATCTGCCTGGACATCTTCATTAATCCTGCCTCTATACCCTGTGGTCACAACTTCTGCCTGGCCTGCATCCGAGGCTACTGGGACACCAGCGACCGCATCGAGTGCCCGCTGTGCAAGGAGCGCTTCCACCGACGGCCTGATTTACGCATCAACTGGGCTTTCAATGACGTCACAGAGCGCTTTAAAACCTCGCTGAAG GTCAAAGCTAGGCAGGTAGAGGAAGGAGATGGTCAGGATCTAATAGCATCAACAGCACAAAGTTCCCCAGGGCTGGGTTCTGAGCCCGAAGCGGTTTCCTGCGATGTTTGCACTGGGACCAAGCAGAGGGCTGTGAAGTCCTGCCTGGTGTGTCAGGTGTCCTACTGCGATATCCACCTGGGTCCTCACCAGAGAGAGACGGCCCTTCTGAGGCACAGGCTGACGGACCCGGCCACCTTCACCACGCGCGGCCTGTGCCGGAAACACCAGCAgcccctccatctcttctgCAAAAACGACCAGATACCCGTGTGTGCAAGATGCACCGAGGCTGACCACAAGGGCCACGACACTATCCCTTTGGAGAGGGAGAGCAGAAAGATGAGG ACTCAGGTGAAGAAGATGAAAGGAGATTTGCTGATGATGGTTGAGGAGAGAGTGAAGAAGTTGGATGGCATCAAACACTCAGTGAGGCTCAGCAGA TTAAGTTCTGAACAAGAGATTGAGGGCAGTGTGCTTGTCTTCACTACACTGGTGCACTCCATCGAGAGAGGCCAGGCTGAGCTGATCGAGGCCATCGAGAAGAAGCAGAAAGCAGCAGAGAGGAGGGCAGAAGGGCTCATTAAAGACCTGGAGCAGGAAATCAACGAGCTGAGGAGGAGAAGCTCTGAGCTGGAgcagctctcacacacagaggaccaCCTCCACGTCCTACAG AGTTTCCCGTCTCTTtctacccctccacccaccAAAGACTGGTCTGAGATCTGTGTCAGTTCCAATCTGTGCATTGACACCATGAGGACTGTTATGTCTCAGTTAGTGGGCACCTGCAGAGACCTTGAAAAGAGACTGTGTGAAGTGG AACTGGCAAGAATCCAGCAATATGCAG CGGATGTCACTCTGGATCCAGTCACAGCCTCTCCGTGGGTCGTCCTGTCCCCTGATGGGAAGCAGGTGAGTCTGGGATACCAGCGGAGCCACTGCACGCCTGCCGTGGCCGACGATCCACGGAGGTTTGACTCCTGCGTCTGTGTGCTGGGAAGACAAGGCTTCACCACCGGGAGACACTACTGGGTGGTGCag CACAGGAAGAGGGGAATAGTTTTGACACGGTCAACCATTCCCTTCAGGTGGGCGACAAGACGGACTGGGATGTTGGGGTGGCCAGAGAGTCTGTCAACCGGAAAGGGAGCGTCACGGTGA
- the ripk3 gene encoding receptor-interacting serine/threonine-protein kinase 3 isoform X2, whose protein sequence is MELSCFPVPVLIGDDSLQTWCVIGSGGFGQIHKARHVEWGLDVAIKLLHCNDGSSSSLLREAHLMRQGGSPYVLRILGIYQGHPPVAGLSSQLGLVMEFMERGSLATLQEHLSSPPPWPLSFRLAHEVALGMNFLHHLNPSLLHLDLKPNNVLLDDSLHAKLTDFGLARVYHSLSKANRKDMGEEVGTLSYMPPESFDIKYKPTRSSDVYSYGILLWSIITGEEPYRYVLPSIVRFRIPQGDRPPLESVNTDQAEGLVDLVGLMERCWHQKPTERPSFLDCLAVTERVYENHKQGINDAVYQVKKILDSGSITSAVSNLRLSPGSQPPVCPVVPQYVHTGPPPTQETAGGLTAKQKPKEHSLPYPTTVSSADQKPSTNPKSKISPPLPQQIASLSASSQSPAGPLQRQHSTPVPASHSTGGTGIFMSNVTGLQIGNNNHMYIGTVPHRKRHRNPTAPSSVNLPGAQPRSTKGPEPS, encoded by the exons ATGGAACTGTCCTGTTTTCCTGTTCCTGTGTTGATTGGAGACGACAGCCTGCAGACCTGGTGTGTGATTGGCTCAGGTGGTTTTGGACAGATCCACAAAGCCAGACACGTAGAATGGGGCTTGGATGTAGCCATCAAGTTGTTACATTGTAATGATGG CTCTAGCTCGTCTCTACTGAGAGAGGCACATCTCATGCGCCAGGGAGGGAGCCCCTATGTCCTCAGGATTCTGGGCATTTACCAGGGTCATCCCCCCGTCGCTGGGCTCTCCTCCCAGCTGGGCCTGGTCATGGAG TTTATGGAGAGGGGGTCTCTGGCGACCCTCCAGGAACATCTCTCCAGCCCCCCACCCTGGCCTCTGTCCTTCCGTCTGGCCCATGAAGTGGCTCTGGGCATGAACTTCCTCCACCACCTAAACCCGTCACTGCTGCACCTAGACCTGAAGCCCAACAATGTGCTGTTGGATGACAGCCTTCACGCCAAG CTGACAGACTTTGGCCTAGCCAGAGTTTACCATAGCCTTTCCAAAGCAAACAGGAAGGACATGGGAGAGGAGGTCGGAACACTAAGTTATATGCCACCCGAGTCTTTTGACATAAAGTACAAGCCCACTCGATCTTCAGATGTCTATAG CTACGGAATACTGCTTTGGTCCATTATCACTGGTGAAGAGCCCTACCGCT aTGTCCTGCCGAGTATTGTGAGGTTCCGGATCCCACAGGGGGATAGACCCCCTTTGGAGTCAGTGAACACAGATCAGGCAGAAGGGCTGGTGGATCTAGTGGGCCTCATGGAAAGATGCTGGCATCAGAAGCCCACCGAGAGACCCTCATTCTTGG aCTGCCTTGCTGTGACAGAGAGGGTGTATGAGAATCACAAACAAGGGATTAATGACGCTGTCtatcaagtgaagaaaatacTG gATTCAGGGAGTATTACATCAGCTGTCAGTAACCTTCGGCTTTCCCCTGGATCACAGCCACCAG TATGTCCAGTGGTCCCTCAATATGTGCACACGGGACCACCCCCAACACAG GAAACAGCTGGTGGTTTGACCGCGAAGCAGAAACCCAAAG AGCATTCGTTACCTTATCCAACGACCGTGTCAAGTGCAGATCAAAAACCTTCAACCAATCCGAAATCAAAGATATCACCCCCCTTACCCCAACAAATAGCTTCCCTCTCTGCATCCAGTCAAAGTCCAGCTGGACCATTACAG CGCCAGCATTCCACTCCAGTTCCTGCATCCCATTCCACAG GTGGAACCGGCATCTTTATGAGCAATGTAACGGGACTTCAGATTGGTAACAACAACCACATGTACATCGGAACGGTACCACACAGAAAACGTCACCGAAACCCAACAGCACCATCTTCTGTTAACTTACCAGGAGCACAGCCAAGGAGCACCAAAGGTCCAGAGCCGTCATGA
- the ripk3 gene encoding receptor-interacting serine/threonine-protein kinase 3 isoform X3: MSSGFWAFTRVIPPSLGSPPSWAWSWRLIILTFMERGSLATLQEHLSSPPPWPLSFRLAHEVALGMNFLHHLNPSLLHLDLKPNNVLLDDSLHAKLTDFGLARVYHSLSKANRKDMGEEVGTLSYMPPESFDIKYKPTRSSDVYSYGILLWSIITGEEPYRYVLPSIVRFRIPQGDRPPLESVNTDQAEGLVDLVGLMERCWHQKPTERPSFLDCLAVTERVYENHKQGINDAVYQVKKILDSGSITSAVSNLRLSPGSQPPVCPVVPQYVHTGPPPTQETAGGLTAKQKPKGTKHSLPYPTTVSSADQKPSTNPKSKISPPLPQQIASLSASSQSPAGPLQRQHSTPVPASHSTGGTGIFMSNVTGLQIGNNNHMYIGTVPHRKRHRNPTAPSSVNLPGAQPRSTKGPEPS; this comes from the exons ATGTCCTCAGGATTCTGGGCATTTACCAGGGTCATCCCCCCGTCGCTGGGCTCTCCTCCCAGCTGGGCCTGGTCATGGAGGTTAATAATACTTACT TTTATGGAGAGGGGGTCTCTGGCGACCCTCCAGGAACATCTCTCCAGCCCCCCACCCTGGCCTCTGTCCTTCCGTCTGGCCCATGAAGTGGCTCTGGGCATGAACTTCCTCCACCACCTAAACCCGTCACTGCTGCACCTAGACCTGAAGCCCAACAATGTGCTGTTGGATGACAGCCTTCACGCCAAG CTGACAGACTTTGGCCTAGCCAGAGTTTACCATAGCCTTTCCAAAGCAAACAGGAAGGACATGGGAGAGGAGGTCGGAACACTAAGTTATATGCCACCCGAGTCTTTTGACATAAAGTACAAGCCCACTCGATCTTCAGATGTCTATAG CTACGGAATACTGCTTTGGTCCATTATCACTGGTGAAGAGCCCTACCGCT aTGTCCTGCCGAGTATTGTGAGGTTCCGGATCCCACAGGGGGATAGACCCCCTTTGGAGTCAGTGAACACAGATCAGGCAGAAGGGCTGGTGGATCTAGTGGGCCTCATGGAAAGATGCTGGCATCAGAAGCCCACCGAGAGACCCTCATTCTTGG aCTGCCTTGCTGTGACAGAGAGGGTGTATGAGAATCACAAACAAGGGATTAATGACGCTGTCtatcaagtgaagaaaatacTG gATTCAGGGAGTATTACATCAGCTGTCAGTAACCTTCGGCTTTCCCCTGGATCACAGCCACCAG TATGTCCAGTGGTCCCTCAATATGTGCACACGGGACCACCCCCAACACAG GAAACAGCTGGTGGTTTGACCGCGAAGCAGAAACCCAAAGGTACAA AGCATTCGTTACCTTATCCAACGACCGTGTCAAGTGCAGATCAAAAACCTTCAACCAATCCGAAATCAAAGATATCACCCCCCTTACCCCAACAAATAGCTTCCCTCTCTGCATCCAGTCAAAGTCCAGCTGGACCATTACAG CGCCAGCATTCCACTCCAGTTCCTGCATCCCATTCCACAG GTGGAACCGGCATCTTTATGAGCAATGTAACGGGACTTCAGATTGGTAACAACAACCACATGTACATCGGAACGGTACCACACAGAAAACGTCACCGAAACCCAACAGCACCATCTTCTGTTAACTTACCAGGAGCACAGCCAAGGAGCACCAAAGGTCCAGAGCCGTCATGA
- the si:dkeyp-74b6.2 gene encoding E3 ubiquitin-protein ligase TRIM39 isoform X1, with protein MVSLLSEEQFRCCICLDIFINPASIPCGHNFCLACIRGYWDTSDRIECPLCKERFHRRPDLRINWAFNDVTERFKTSLKVKARQVEEGDGQDLIASTAQSSPGLGSEPEAVSCDVCTGTKQRAVKSCLVCQVSYCDIHLGPHQRETALLRHRLTDPATFTTRGLCRKHQQPLHLFCKNDQIPVCARCTEADHKGHDTIPLERESRKMRTQVKKMKGDLLMMVEERVKKLDGIKHSVRLSRLSSEQEIEGSVLVFTTLVHSIERGQAELIEAIEKKQKAAERRAEGLIKDLEQEINELRRRSSELEQLSHTEDHLHVLQSFPSLSTPPPTKDWSEICVSSNLCIDTMRTVMSQLVGTCRDLEKRLCEVELARIQQYAADVTLDPVTASPWVVLSPDGKQVSLGYQRSHCTPAVADDPRRFDSCVCVLGRQGFTTGRHYWVVQVGDKTDWDVGVARESVNRKGSVTVRPDQGYWAVCRRKGAHLSACAGPSVPLRLNDKPRKVGVFVDYEDGLVSFYNVDDKAHLYSYRGCGFTETLYPYFNPCLHDNGKNTAPLVICSVEEEARPMQDVVRLEVPPAALSPAGRSRQSSVHTASHHASLPR; from the exons ATGGTTTCCTTGCTGTCTGAAGAGCAGTTCCGGTGCTGTATCTGCCTGGACATCTTCATTAATCCTGCCTCTATACCCTGTGGTCACAACTTCTGCCTGGCCTGCATCCGAGGCTACTGGGACACCAGCGACCGCATCGAGTGCCCGCTGTGCAAGGAGCGCTTCCACCGACGGCCTGATTTACGCATCAACTGGGCTTTCAATGACGTCACAGAGCGCTTTAAAACCTCGCTGAAG GTCAAAGCTAGGCAGGTAGAGGAAGGAGATGGTCAGGATCTAATAGCATCAACAGCACAAAGTTCCCCAGGGCTGGGTTCTGAGCCCGAAGCGGTTTCCTGCGATGTTTGCACTGGGACCAAGCAGAGGGCTGTGAAGTCCTGCCTGGTGTGTCAGGTGTCCTACTGCGATATCCACCTGGGTCCTCACCAGAGAGAGACGGCCCTTCTGAGGCACAGGCTGACGGACCCGGCCACCTTCACCACGCGCGGCCTGTGCCGGAAACACCAGCAgcccctccatctcttctgCAAAAACGACCAGATACCCGTGTGTGCAAGATGCACCGAGGCTGACCACAAGGGCCACGACACTATCCCTTTGGAGAGGGAGAGCAGAAAGATGAGG ACTCAGGTGAAGAAGATGAAAGGAGATTTGCTGATGATGGTTGAGGAGAGAGTGAAGAAGTTGGATGGCATCAAACACTCAGTGAGGCTCAGCAGA TTAAGTTCTGAACAAGAGATTGAGGGCAGTGTGCTTGTCTTCACTACACTGGTGCACTCCATCGAGAGAGGCCAGGCTGAGCTGATCGAGGCCATCGAGAAGAAGCAGAAAGCAGCAGAGAGGAGGGCAGAAGGGCTCATTAAAGACCTGGAGCAGGAAATCAACGAGCTGAGGAGGAGAAGCTCTGAGCTGGAgcagctctcacacacagaggaccaCCTCCACGTCCTACAG AGTTTCCCGTCTCTTtctacccctccacccaccAAAGACTGGTCTGAGATCTGTGTCAGTTCCAATCTGTGCATTGACACCATGAGGACTGTTATGTCTCAGTTAGTGGGCACCTGCAGAGACCTTGAAAAGAGACTGTGTGAAGTGG AACTGGCAAGAATCCAGCAATATGCAG CGGATGTCACTCTGGATCCAGTCACAGCCTCTCCGTGGGTCGTCCTGTCCCCTGATGGGAAGCAGGTGAGTCTGGGATACCAGCGGAGCCACTGCACGCCTGCCGTGGCCGACGATCCACGGAGGTTTGACTCCTGCGTCTGTGTGCTGGGAAGACAAGGCTTCACCACCGGGAGACACTACTGGGTGGTGCag GTGGGCGACAAGACGGACTGGGATGTTGGGGTGGCCAGAGAGTCTGTCAACCGGAAAGGGAGCGTCACGGTGAGGCCCGACCAGGGCTACTGGGCTGTGTGTCGGAGGAAAGGTGCCCATCTCAGCGCATGCGCCGGACCGTCCGTGCCCCTCAGACTAAATGACAAGCCCAGGAAGGTGGGAGTGTTTGTGGATTACGAGGACGGCCTAGTGTCCTTTTACAATGTGGACGATAAAGCTCACCTTTATAGTTACAGGGGTTGTGGCTTCACCGAAACCCTTTATCCATACTTTAACCCATGTCTCCATGACAACGGGAAGAACACCGCCCCATTGGTCATCTGTTCTGTCGAAGAGGAGGCGAGGCCCATGCAGGACGTTGTGCGTTTGGAGGTCCCACCAGCAGCCCTGTCTCCGGCTGGGAGGAGTCGTCAATCAAGCGTTCACACTGCCTCCCATCACGCCTCGTTGCCTCGTTGA